A single Oryctolagus cuniculus chromosome 18, mOryCun1.1, whole genome shotgun sequence DNA region contains:
- the LOC138846787 gene encoding cell surface glycoprotein 1-like — MGPQRPPQDESRREALQGSQHNAVTPGPAPHSLAAGGERAWGSGDGPWGARVEGEVPREPRATQPGPETTAVANPGPRTDPGPRTDPGPGQTPASGRPRPSGRPRPRADPGLGQTPALGQTPALGQTPAPGRPRPRTDPGPGQTPASDRPRPSDRPRASDRPRPRADPGPRTDPGPRTDPGPRTDPGPGQTPASGRPRPRADPASGRPRPRADPGFGQTLALGLGASHLLHVPGPRCDGCRPQHLQVRQPPAPTPNRTGSEASLFPRERLPYLHLLPPPGFARVTSAARHRRRADPDPGQTPDMGQTPGLGQTPQPRADPGGGQTPAPGRLRAWDRPRPRADPGPGQTPASDRPRPRTDPGLGQTPAPGRPRPRTDPQPRADPGLGQTRASDRLPRSHKTLDAHPSPLRNDQAPRPPGVLGGAARRLFTSQLLRKFFASEDGNKGCHGNALRKLGSPSKYAKREVRLERGEAVGAPRWPSPRLGRGARDVSTTFGGRWGPLGQGSARGSWLRGRRPTLPGPGSLEAAVGVAVAAVGGALAAAGVAVAAAGGSAVAAVGVAVEAAGGALAAAGGALAAVGGGVAVVAAAGGALALVGGVVEAAGGAVEAAGGALAAAGGAVAPVGGALALLSSPVTALLLSRVQRLPGRELASCGV; from the exons ATGGGTCCTCAGCGTCCACCGCAGGACGAGTCCCGGCGCGAGGCCCTGCAGGGATCACAGCACAACGCGGTcactcccggccccgccccgcacaGCCTGGCCGCGGGAGGGGAGCGCGCCTGGGGCTCTGGGGACGGG CCCTGGGGGGCACGGGTGGAGGGGGAGGTGCCACGCGAGCCCAGGGCCACCCAGCCTGGCCCGGAGACTACGGCGGTGGCAAATCCCGGGCCTCGGACAGACCCCGGCCCTCGAACAGACCCCGGCCCCGGGCAGACCCCGGCCTCGGGCAGACCCCGGCCCTCGGGCAGACCCCGGCCCCGGGCAGACCCCGGCCTCGGACAGACCCCGGCCCTCGGACAGACCCCGGCCCTCGGACAGACCCCGGCCCCGGGCAGACCCCGGCCTCGGACAGACCCCGGCCCCGGGCAGACCCCGGCCTCGGACAGACCCCGGCCCTCGGACAGACCCCGGGCCTCAGACAGACCCCGGCCCCGGGCAGACCCCGGCCCTCGGACAGACCCCGGCCCTCGGACAGACCCCGGCCCTCGGACAGACCCCGGCCCCGGTCAGACCCCGGCCTCGGGCAGACCCCGGCCTCGGGCAGACCCCGCCTCGGGCAGACCCCGGCCCCGGGCAGACCCCGGCTTCGGGcagaccctggccctgggcttggGAGCCTCGCACCTCCTCCACGTCCCCGGGCCTCGGTGCGACGGGTGCCGCCCCCAACACCTGCAGGTCCGACAGCCTCCCGCTCCCACGCCGAACCGCACGGGCTCTGAAGCCTCTTTGTTCCCCCGGGAGCGACTCCCTTAtctccacctcctgcctcccccaggctTCGCCCGGGT TACCAGCGCGGCCCGGCACCGGCGGCGGGCAGACCCCGACCCCGGACAGACTCCGGACATGGGACAGACCCCGGGCCTCGGGCAGaccccccagccccgggcagaCCCCGGCGGCGGGCAGACCCCGGCCCCGGGCAGACTCCGGGCATGGGACAGACCCCGGCCTCGGGCAGACCCCGGCCCCGGGCAGACCCCGGCCTCGGACAGACCCCGGCCCCGGACAGACCCCGGCCTCGGGCAGACCCCGGCCCCGGGCAGACCCCGGCCTCGGACAGACCCCCAGCCTCGGGCAGACCCCGGCCTCGGGCAGACCCGGGCATCGGACAGACTTCCACGCTCCCACAAAACGCTCGAcgcccacccctcacccctcaggAACGACCAAGCCCCCCGGCCTCCAGGAGTCCTCGGCGGCGCAGCCCGACGCCTATTTACCTCCCAATT ATTACGAAAGTTTTTCGCTTCTGAAGACGGAAACAAGGGTTGCCATGGAAACGCGTTGAGGAAGTTGGGATCCCCAAGCAAGTACGCGAAA agagaggtgaggctggAGCGAGGCGAAGCAGTGGGCGCTCCCCGGTGGCCCTCACCACGGCTCGGCCGTGGTGCCCGGGACGTCAGCACGACCTTTGGTGGCCGGTGGGGCCCCCTCGGGCAGGGGTCGgcgagaggctcctggctgcgaGGTCGCCGGCCCACCCTGCCGGGTCCCGGGTCGCTGGAGGCGGCGGTGGGCGTGGCCGTGGCGGCAGTGGGCGGGGCTCTGGCGGCGGCGGGCGTGGCCGTGGCGGCGGCGGGCGGGTCCGCGGTGGCGGCGGTGGGCGTGGCCGTGGAGGCGGCGGGCGGGGCTctggcggcggcgggcggggcccTGGCAGCGGTGGGCGGGGGCGtggcggtggtggcggcggcgggcggggctcTGGCGTTGGTGGGTGGGGTCGTGGAGGCGGCTGGCGGGGCCGTGGAGGCGGCGGGCGGGGCTctggcggcggcgggcggggccgTGGCGCCAGTGGGCGGAGCTCTGGCGTTG CTTTCCTCACCGGTTACTGCGTTGCTGCTCTCACGCGTGCAGCGCCTGCCTGGTCGTGAGCTCGCGTCCTGCGGCGTCTGA
- the VRK3 gene encoding serine/threonine-protein kinase VRK3 isoform X2: MICFCPDCGQSIEASFKFCPYCGKALPAQERVESRGRVRARAPASRGSRREPGSSPEVSPKKVKWSSSIASPHASLLLGGGTSVSEDTESPSEKEKAKGSRSRPPTPKGSPQTSRQSPQTLKRSRVTASLEALPAGTVLTDQNGQSWKLGALQTKDAQGILYEAEPSPSTQKYRFSLKLDAKDGRLFNEQHFFQRAAKPVQVNKWKKLSSNPLLAIPTCVGFGIHQDKYRFLVFPILGRSLQWALDHTPKHVLSERCVLQVACRLLDALEFLHENEYVHGNVTAASVFVSPDDLSQVTLGGYGFTYRYRPGGRHVAYVEGSRSPHEGDLEFISMDLHRGCGPSRRSDLQALGHCVLKWLYGVLPWTHCLPDADEVMKQKQKGCLDHGGPAGVPAGGDGPAVRGDAALRRPEEESGSTTAGNVCVALRPPGPADGALGSQNFNMQSETKP, translated from the exons ATGATCTGCTTCTGTCCGGACTGTGGCCAGAGCATCGAGGCGTCGTTCAAATTCTGCCCCTACTGTGGGAAGGCCCTGCCCGCACAGGAGCGCGTGGAGTCCCGGGGCCGCGTCCGAGCTCGCGCGCCGGCCTCCCGAG GTTCGAGGAGAGAGCCGGGCTCCAGTCCTGAAGTCTCGCCCAAGAAAGTGAAATGGTCCAGCTCCATCGCCTCCCCCCACGCCTCCCTCTTGCTAGGCGGTGGCACTTCTGTGTCCGAAGATACCGAGAGCCCCTCTGAGAAAGAGAAAGCCAAAG GGTCTCGGAGCAGACCCCCAACCCCCAAAGGCAGCCCGCAGACGAGCAGGCAGAGCCCTCAGACCCTGAAGCGGAGCCGGGTGACCGCCTCGCTCGAGGCTTTACCCGCGGGGACGGTGCTGACGGACCAGAACGGgcagagctggaagctgggagccctgCAGACCAAGGACGCCCAGGGCATCCTCTATGAAG CTGAGCCTTCCCCGAGTACCCAGAAATACCGGTTCTCGCTCAAATTG gacGCCAAGGATGGACGCTTGTTCAACGAGCAGCACTTCTTCCAGCGGGCCGCCAAGCCTGTGCAAG tgaaCAAGTGGAAGAAGCTGAGCTCAAACCCCCTCCTGGCCATCCCCACCTGTGTGGGTTTTGGCATTCACCAGGACAAGTACAG GTTCTTGGTGTTTCCCATCCTGGGGAGGAGCCTGCAGTGGGCCCTGGACCACACCCCAAAGCATGTGCTGTCTGAGAGATGTGTCCTGCAGGTGGCCTGCAGACTG CTCGACGCCCTGGAGTTCCTCCACGAGAATGAGTATGTTCACGGCAACGTGACAGCTGCGAGCGTCTTCGTGAGCCCAGACGACCTGAGCCAG GTGACCCTGGGGGGCTACGGCTTCACCTACCGCTACCGCCCAGGGGGCAGACACGTGGCCTACGTGGAGGGCAGCAGGAGTCCGCACGAGGGGGACCTCGAGTTCATCAGCATGGACCTGCACAGGGGCTGTG GGCCCTCCCGCCGTAGCGACCTGCAGGCACTGGGCCACTGTGTGCTGAAGTGGCTCTACGGGGTCCTGCCGTGGACACACTGCCTGCCCGACGCCGACGAGGTcatgaagcagaagcagaa GGGGTGTCTCGACCACGGAGGCCCTGCGGGAGTACCTGCAGGTGGTGACGGGCCTGCAGTACGAGGAGACGCCGCCCTACGCCGCCCTGAGGAAGAGTCTGGAAGCACCACTGCGGGGAATGTGTGTGTCGCCCTACGACCCCCTGGACCTGCCGATGGTGCCCTAGGGAGCCAG AATTTCAACATGCAGTCGGAAACGAAGCCTTAA
- the VRK3 gene encoding serine/threonine-protein kinase VRK3 isoform X4, which produces MICFCPDCGQSIEASFKFCPYCGKALPAQERVESRGRVRARAPASRGSRREPGSSPEVSPKKVKWSSSIASPHASLLLGGGTSVSEDTESPSEKEKAKGSRSRPPTPKGSPQTSRQSPQTLKRSRVTASLEALPAGTVLTDQNGQSWKLGALQTKDAQGILYEVNKWKKLSSNPLLAIPTCVGFGIHQDKYRFLVFPILGRSLQWALDHTPKHVLSERCVLQVACRLLDALEFLHENEYVHGNVTAASVFVSPDDLSQVTLGGYGFTYRYRPGGRHVAYVEGSRSPHEGDLEFISMDLHRGCGPSRRSDLQALGHCVLKWLYGVLPWTHCLPDADEVMKQKQKFLDSPEPLAGLRGPRIRPSGGVSTTEALREYLQVVTGLQYEETPPYAALRKSLEAPLRGMCVSPYDPLDLPMVP; this is translated from the exons ATGATCTGCTTCTGTCCGGACTGTGGCCAGAGCATCGAGGCGTCGTTCAAATTCTGCCCCTACTGTGGGAAGGCCCTGCCCGCACAGGAGCGCGTGGAGTCCCGGGGCCGCGTCCGAGCTCGCGCGCCGGCCTCCCGAG GTTCGAGGAGAGAGCCGGGCTCCAGTCCTGAAGTCTCGCCCAAGAAAGTGAAATGGTCCAGCTCCATCGCCTCCCCCCACGCCTCCCTCTTGCTAGGCGGTGGCACTTCTGTGTCCGAAGATACCGAGAGCCCCTCTGAGAAAGAGAAAGCCAAAG GGTCTCGGAGCAGACCCCCAACCCCCAAAGGCAGCCCGCAGACGAGCAGGCAGAGCCCTCAGACCCTGAAGCGGAGCCGGGTGACCGCCTCGCTCGAGGCTTTACCCGCGGGGACGGTGCTGACGGACCAGAACGGgcagagctggaagctgggagccctgCAGACCAAGGACGCCCAGGGCATCCTCTATGAAG tgaaCAAGTGGAAGAAGCTGAGCTCAAACCCCCTCCTGGCCATCCCCACCTGTGTGGGTTTTGGCATTCACCAGGACAAGTACAG GTTCTTGGTGTTTCCCATCCTGGGGAGGAGCCTGCAGTGGGCCCTGGACCACACCCCAAAGCATGTGCTGTCTGAGAGATGTGTCCTGCAGGTGGCCTGCAGACTG CTCGACGCCCTGGAGTTCCTCCACGAGAATGAGTATGTTCACGGCAACGTGACAGCTGCGAGCGTCTTCGTGAGCCCAGACGACCTGAGCCAG GTGACCCTGGGGGGCTACGGCTTCACCTACCGCTACCGCCCAGGGGGCAGACACGTGGCCTACGTGGAGGGCAGCAGGAGTCCGCACGAGGGGGACCTCGAGTTCATCAGCATGGACCTGCACAGGGGCTGTG GGCCCTCCCGCCGTAGCGACCTGCAGGCACTGGGCCACTGTGTGCTGAAGTGGCTCTACGGGGTCCTGCCGTGGACACACTGCCTGCCCGACGCCGACGAGGTcatgaagcagaagcagaa GTTCCTCGACAGCCCAGAGCCCCTGGCCGGACTGCGTGGTCCCCGGATCAGGCCCTCAG GGGGTGTCTCGACCACGGAGGCCCTGCGGGAGTACCTGCAGGTGGTGACGGGCCTGCAGTACGAGGAGACGCCGCCCTACGCCGCCCTGAGGAAGAGTCTGGAAGCACCACTGCGGGGAATGTGTGTGTCGCCCTACGACCCCCTGGACCTGCCGATGGTGCCCTAG
- the VRK3 gene encoding serine/threonine-protein kinase VRK3 isoform X1, with product MICFCPDCGQSIEASFKFCPYCGKALPAQERVESRGRVRARAPASRGSRREPGSSPEVSPKKVKWSSSIASPHASLLLGGGTSVSEDTESPSEKEKAKGSRSRPPTPKGSPQTSRQSPQTLKRSRVTASLEALPAGTVLTDQNGQSWKLGALQTKDAQGILYEAEPSPSTQKYRFSLKLDAKDGRLFNEQHFFQRAAKPVQVNKWKKLSSNPLLAIPTCVGFGIHQDKYRFLVFPILGRSLQWALDHTPKHVLSERCVLQVACRLLDALEFLHENEYVHGNVTAASVFVSPDDLSQVTLGGYGFTYRYRPGGRHVAYVEGSRSPHEGDLEFISMDLHRGCGPSRRSDLQALGHCVLKWLYGVLPWTHCLPDADEVMKQKQKFLDSPEPLAGLRGPRIRPSGGVSTTEALREYLQVVTGLQYEETPPYAALRKSLEAPLRGMCVSPYDPLDLPMVP from the exons ATGATCTGCTTCTGTCCGGACTGTGGCCAGAGCATCGAGGCGTCGTTCAAATTCTGCCCCTACTGTGGGAAGGCCCTGCCCGCACAGGAGCGCGTGGAGTCCCGGGGCCGCGTCCGAGCTCGCGCGCCGGCCTCCCGAG GTTCGAGGAGAGAGCCGGGCTCCAGTCCTGAAGTCTCGCCCAAGAAAGTGAAATGGTCCAGCTCCATCGCCTCCCCCCACGCCTCCCTCTTGCTAGGCGGTGGCACTTCTGTGTCCGAAGATACCGAGAGCCCCTCTGAGAAAGAGAAAGCCAAAG GGTCTCGGAGCAGACCCCCAACCCCCAAAGGCAGCCCGCAGACGAGCAGGCAGAGCCCTCAGACCCTGAAGCGGAGCCGGGTGACCGCCTCGCTCGAGGCTTTACCCGCGGGGACGGTGCTGACGGACCAGAACGGgcagagctggaagctgggagccctgCAGACCAAGGACGCCCAGGGCATCCTCTATGAAG CTGAGCCTTCCCCGAGTACCCAGAAATACCGGTTCTCGCTCAAATTG gacGCCAAGGATGGACGCTTGTTCAACGAGCAGCACTTCTTCCAGCGGGCCGCCAAGCCTGTGCAAG tgaaCAAGTGGAAGAAGCTGAGCTCAAACCCCCTCCTGGCCATCCCCACCTGTGTGGGTTTTGGCATTCACCAGGACAAGTACAG GTTCTTGGTGTTTCCCATCCTGGGGAGGAGCCTGCAGTGGGCCCTGGACCACACCCCAAAGCATGTGCTGTCTGAGAGATGTGTCCTGCAGGTGGCCTGCAGACTG CTCGACGCCCTGGAGTTCCTCCACGAGAATGAGTATGTTCACGGCAACGTGACAGCTGCGAGCGTCTTCGTGAGCCCAGACGACCTGAGCCAG GTGACCCTGGGGGGCTACGGCTTCACCTACCGCTACCGCCCAGGGGGCAGACACGTGGCCTACGTGGAGGGCAGCAGGAGTCCGCACGAGGGGGACCTCGAGTTCATCAGCATGGACCTGCACAGGGGCTGTG GGCCCTCCCGCCGTAGCGACCTGCAGGCACTGGGCCACTGTGTGCTGAAGTGGCTCTACGGGGTCCTGCCGTGGACACACTGCCTGCCCGACGCCGACGAGGTcatgaagcagaagcagaa GTTCCTCGACAGCCCAGAGCCCCTGGCCGGACTGCGTGGTCCCCGGATCAGGCCCTCAG GGGGTGTCTCGACCACGGAGGCCCTGCGGGAGTACCTGCAGGTGGTGACGGGCCTGCAGTACGAGGAGACGCCGCCCTACGCCGCCCTGAGGAAGAGTCTGGAAGCACCACTGCGGGGAATGTGTGTGTCGCCCTACGACCCCCTGGACCTGCCGATGGTGCCCTAG
- the VRK3 gene encoding serine/threonine-protein kinase VRK3 isoform X5, translating into MICFCPDCGQSIEASFKFCPYCGKALPAQERVESRGRVRARAPASRGSRREPGSSPEVSPKKVKWSSSIASPHASLLLGGGTSVSEDTESPSEKEKAKGSRSRPPTPKGSPQTSRQSPQTLKRSRVTASLEALPAGTVLTDQNGQSWKLGALQTKDAQGILYEAEPSPSTQKYRFSLKLDAKDGRLFNEQHFFQRAAKPVQVNKWKKLSSNPLLAIPTCVGFGIHQDKYRFLVFPILGRSLQWALDHTPKHVLSERCVLQVACRLLDALEFLHENEYVHGNVTAASVFVSPDDLSQVTLGGYGFTYRYRPGGRHVAYVEGSRSPHEGDLEFISMDLHRGCGGVSTTEALREYLQVVTGLQYEETPPYAALRKSLEAPLRGMCVSPYDPLDLPMVP; encoded by the exons ATGATCTGCTTCTGTCCGGACTGTGGCCAGAGCATCGAGGCGTCGTTCAAATTCTGCCCCTACTGTGGGAAGGCCCTGCCCGCACAGGAGCGCGTGGAGTCCCGGGGCCGCGTCCGAGCTCGCGCGCCGGCCTCCCGAG GTTCGAGGAGAGAGCCGGGCTCCAGTCCTGAAGTCTCGCCCAAGAAAGTGAAATGGTCCAGCTCCATCGCCTCCCCCCACGCCTCCCTCTTGCTAGGCGGTGGCACTTCTGTGTCCGAAGATACCGAGAGCCCCTCTGAGAAAGAGAAAGCCAAAG GGTCTCGGAGCAGACCCCCAACCCCCAAAGGCAGCCCGCAGACGAGCAGGCAGAGCCCTCAGACCCTGAAGCGGAGCCGGGTGACCGCCTCGCTCGAGGCTTTACCCGCGGGGACGGTGCTGACGGACCAGAACGGgcagagctggaagctgggagccctgCAGACCAAGGACGCCCAGGGCATCCTCTATGAAG CTGAGCCTTCCCCGAGTACCCAGAAATACCGGTTCTCGCTCAAATTG gacGCCAAGGATGGACGCTTGTTCAACGAGCAGCACTTCTTCCAGCGGGCCGCCAAGCCTGTGCAAG tgaaCAAGTGGAAGAAGCTGAGCTCAAACCCCCTCCTGGCCATCCCCACCTGTGTGGGTTTTGGCATTCACCAGGACAAGTACAG GTTCTTGGTGTTTCCCATCCTGGGGAGGAGCCTGCAGTGGGCCCTGGACCACACCCCAAAGCATGTGCTGTCTGAGAGATGTGTCCTGCAGGTGGCCTGCAGACTG CTCGACGCCCTGGAGTTCCTCCACGAGAATGAGTATGTTCACGGCAACGTGACAGCTGCGAGCGTCTTCGTGAGCCCAGACGACCTGAGCCAG GTGACCCTGGGGGGCTACGGCTTCACCTACCGCTACCGCCCAGGGGGCAGACACGTGGCCTACGTGGAGGGCAGCAGGAGTCCGCACGAGGGGGACCTCGAGTTCATCAGCATGGACCTGCACAGGGGCTGTG GGGGTGTCTCGACCACGGAGGCCCTGCGGGAGTACCTGCAGGTGGTGACGGGCCTGCAGTACGAGGAGACGCCGCCCTACGCCGCCCTGAGGAAGAGTCTGGAAGCACCACTGCGGGGAATGTGTGTGTCGCCCTACGACCCCCTGGACCTGCCGATGGTGCCCTAG
- the VRK3 gene encoding serine/threonine-protein kinase VRK3 isoform X3 has protein sequence MICFCPDCGQSIEASFKFCPYCGKALPAQERVESRGRVRARAPASRGSRREPGSSPEVSPKKVKWSSSIASPHASLLLGGGTSVSEDTESPSEKEKAKGSRSRPPTPKGSPQTSRQSPQTLKRSRVTASLEALPAGTVLTDQNGQSWKLGALQTKDAQGILYEAEPSPSTQKYRFSLKLDAKDGRLFNEQHFFQRAAKPVQVNKWKKLSSNPLLAIPTCVGFGIHQDKYRFLVFPILGRSLQWALDHTPKHVLSERCVLQVACRLLDALEFLHENEYVHGNVTAASVFVSPDDLSQVTLGGYGFTYRYRPGGRHVAYVEGSRSPHEGDLEFISMDLHRGCGPSRRSDLQALGHCVLKWLYGVLPWTHCLPDADEVMKQKQKGCLDHGGPAGVPAGGDGPAVRGDAALRRPEEESGSTTAGNVCVALRPPGPADGALGSQINF, from the exons ATGATCTGCTTCTGTCCGGACTGTGGCCAGAGCATCGAGGCGTCGTTCAAATTCTGCCCCTACTGTGGGAAGGCCCTGCCCGCACAGGAGCGCGTGGAGTCCCGGGGCCGCGTCCGAGCTCGCGCGCCGGCCTCCCGAG GTTCGAGGAGAGAGCCGGGCTCCAGTCCTGAAGTCTCGCCCAAGAAAGTGAAATGGTCCAGCTCCATCGCCTCCCCCCACGCCTCCCTCTTGCTAGGCGGTGGCACTTCTGTGTCCGAAGATACCGAGAGCCCCTCTGAGAAAGAGAAAGCCAAAG GGTCTCGGAGCAGACCCCCAACCCCCAAAGGCAGCCCGCAGACGAGCAGGCAGAGCCCTCAGACCCTGAAGCGGAGCCGGGTGACCGCCTCGCTCGAGGCTTTACCCGCGGGGACGGTGCTGACGGACCAGAACGGgcagagctggaagctgggagccctgCAGACCAAGGACGCCCAGGGCATCCTCTATGAAG CTGAGCCTTCCCCGAGTACCCAGAAATACCGGTTCTCGCTCAAATTG gacGCCAAGGATGGACGCTTGTTCAACGAGCAGCACTTCTTCCAGCGGGCCGCCAAGCCTGTGCAAG tgaaCAAGTGGAAGAAGCTGAGCTCAAACCCCCTCCTGGCCATCCCCACCTGTGTGGGTTTTGGCATTCACCAGGACAAGTACAG GTTCTTGGTGTTTCCCATCCTGGGGAGGAGCCTGCAGTGGGCCCTGGACCACACCCCAAAGCATGTGCTGTCTGAGAGATGTGTCCTGCAGGTGGCCTGCAGACTG CTCGACGCCCTGGAGTTCCTCCACGAGAATGAGTATGTTCACGGCAACGTGACAGCTGCGAGCGTCTTCGTGAGCCCAGACGACCTGAGCCAG GTGACCCTGGGGGGCTACGGCTTCACCTACCGCTACCGCCCAGGGGGCAGACACGTGGCCTACGTGGAGGGCAGCAGGAGTCCGCACGAGGGGGACCTCGAGTTCATCAGCATGGACCTGCACAGGGGCTGTG GGCCCTCCCGCCGTAGCGACCTGCAGGCACTGGGCCACTGTGTGCTGAAGTGGCTCTACGGGGTCCTGCCGTGGACACACTGCCTGCCCGACGCCGACGAGGTcatgaagcagaagcagaa GGGGTGTCTCGACCACGGAGGCCCTGCGGGAGTACCTGCAGGTGGTGACGGGCCTGCAGTACGAGGAGACGCCGCCCTACGCCGCCCTGAGGAAGAGTCTGGAAGCACCACTGCGGGGAATGTGTGTGTCGCCCTACGACCCCCTGGACCTGCCGATGGTGCCCTAGGGAGCCAG ATAAACTTCTAG